CCTTTCCCATTCGCCGTAACTACCTTCTCTAAGTCCGTCACGCAACTGCATATCCATACCGATAGCATCACAAAATGGCTTGGCAGTTGCAATTGTGCGCTTCATCGGGCTAACGTAAACAGCTTCCCACTTCAATTTTTGATAAACATCGGCAAAACCGGATGCCATCTGCATCCCCTCTGTTGTCAACTCCGCATCAGTTTCACCGCAGAAATTACCACTTTGACTAAAAGTAGTTTCTCCATGTCGCAGTAAATATAAATTGAGTGTCATAGCTTATATCACGATTGGGATAAAGGAGTTGGTGCAAAAACAAAGTACCATCAATCTCGGAATCGATTATGTGACACCAGGACAAAGTAATCAACCAAAAAAGTCAATCCAACACAGACTTTTGAAAAGTTCTCCTTTTCTCTAACTCTCTGTGTCTTTTCCACTGCTAACTAAATTGCTGGGCATAAAACCGCGCGTAGCGATGCTCTAGGGCTAATAATTCTTCATGGGTTCCTGATTCAACAATTTGTCCCTGTTCGAGAACTAAAATGCGATCGCACCGTCTCACGGTTGATAAACGGTGAGCAATAATAAATACTGTGCGTTTTTGCATCAGTCTTTCTAGCGCTTCCTGTACCAGTGCTTCTGATTCCGAGTCTAATGCTGATGTCGCCTCATCAAGAATCAATATTTGGGGATTGAGGAGAACCGCACGAGCGATCGCAATTCTTTGTCTTTGTCCTCCTGATAAGTTTACCCCACGTTCGCCCACCCAGGTCTGATAACCCTCTGGCAGTTGGCTAATGAACTGATGAGCATTAGCAATCTTCGCCGCCTCTTTAACTGCTTCCATGTCAAAAACATCTTGTCCAAAGGCGATATTTTGGGCAATTGTCCCCGAAAACATGATGGTTTCTTGAGGAACGATCCCAATTTGCCGCCGCAGACTATGCAGTTTCACATCCCGAATATCAACATCGTCAATGAAAATTTGACCAACTTCGGGGTCGTAAAAACGGGGGAGGAGATTGACAAATGTGGTTTTACCAGCACCAGAAGCACCCACAAGAGCGATCGCTTCACCTGGTGATACCAATAAACTGATATTTTTCAATACGGGTTCACCAGGCTTATAGGCAAAGGAAATATGACGATATTCTATTTTGCCTTTGACTGGAGCCAGAGCGATCGCATTGATCTTTTCGATTACCGTCGGCTGAATTGCCATCAATTCAAAAACGCGGTCAACAGATGCTTCACCCTGCTTAAATTCGTTGTAGTTGTTAGTAGTATGACCAATGGGATCAATTAACAGTGCCGCCGCCGCCAGATAGCTGAAAAAATTCGCCACTGTCAAGTTATTCTGGGAAATTTGCCACGCTCCCACAATCAGTAACGATAACGCACTTAAAGCTTCTAGAAATCCCACAATGGGAATCTGAATCGCTTTCAGGCGTTCGGCTGAGTATTTTGCTTTCAGACTGCGTTCTGCTTCATGGCCAAAGCGGGCGATTTCATAATTTTCAGCAGCAAAAGCCTGTACTAAACGAATACCATTGAAAACTTCCGCAAGGATGGCTGATAAACCCGACACGCGATTTTGACTTTTTAAGGAATATTTGCGTAAACGTTCACCAAACCAGCCAACTAAAATACCCATCAGTGGCGCAACAATCACCGTTGCTAATGTCAGTTGCCAATTCAGATAAATCATGTAAATCGGAATTGCCAACAACTGCAAAATGCAGGGGATAAAGTCGTGAAATCCTTTATTTACAACTTCGCCAACCCGGTCAACATCTTCGGTGAGGCGGTAAGATAAATCACCTGCTTTTGCGGTTTCAAAATAGCTGAGATTTAGCTTTTGCAGATGGGCGTAGACTTGCTGACGGAGATAAAAAGCAACTCTCAAAGAAGCCTTGGCCATGTACATATCTTGTATAGACTGAAACAAGCCTCTGACAAGAAAGACTAAGGCACAGCTGCCAGTTATTTGAGCGATCGCTACTACATTACCCTGTGCAAAGGGAATTGCCAATTTACCGGCAAGATTTATCAACACTAATGTCGCCAGAACGTATCCCAAGATACCAATAAGTCCCTTGGTGATGGTTTTCCACTGGAGTCGGATATAAGGCAGTAGTTGCCAGTAATTAGAACGCGTTTTCAAGCTCGAAAGTCCACAACGATATTTTTCCTTTGTTTGACGCTAGCAGCTTTTGGGGAGTTTCTGAACAGTTCACTAATTAGTTACAACCTGTTTTAGCGTTCATAATAGAGTTTCCCGGTGTTCTTCTATGATTGAAATGGAATATTCATTCGAGGGGTATTGCTTTATGAAATTGGAAGAGTATTTCAACGCCCTTGCACCAGATGATATCCGGCTCAAAGGAACCCGGATTGGGATTGAGAGCATTCTTTACGAGTATATCTATCGCTCTAAAACACCAGAAGAAATTGCCGAACAATTTCATACAGTGACGTTAGAACAGGTTTACGCCACGATTTTGTATTACTTGCATAATCGTTCAGAGGTTGATGCCTATCTGGTAAATTGGTTGAAATTTTCCCGAACCATACGCGAAGAACAACAGCGAAATCCGTCTCCTGCTAGGATGAGGTTTCGGCAGATGCAGGAAGAAAACGCTGGAAAACAGTTACAGGAAAGCTAATGGCAATTCAGTA
The Nostoc punctiforme PCC 73102 genome window above contains:
- a CDS encoding DUF433 domain-containing protein, whose protein sequence is MKLEEYFNALAPDDIRLKGTRIGIESILYEYIYRSKTPEEIAEQFHTVTLEQVYATILYYLHNRSEVDAYLVNWLKFSRTIREEQQRNPSPARMRFRQMQEENAGKQLQES
- a CDS encoding ABC transporter ATP-binding protein, which produces MKTRSNYWQLLPYIRLQWKTITKGLIGILGYVLATLVLINLAGKLAIPFAQGNVVAIAQITGSCALVFLVRGLFQSIQDMYMAKASLRVAFYLRQQVYAHLQKLNLSYFETAKAGDLSYRLTEDVDRVGEVVNKGFHDFIPCILQLLAIPIYMIYLNWQLTLATVIVAPLMGILVGWFGERLRKYSLKSQNRVSGLSAILAEVFNGIRLVQAFAAENYEIARFGHEAERSLKAKYSAERLKAIQIPIVGFLEALSALSLLIVGAWQISQNNLTVANFFSYLAAAALLIDPIGHTTNNYNEFKQGEASVDRVFELMAIQPTVIEKINAIALAPVKGKIEYRHISFAYKPGEPVLKNISLLVSPGEAIALVGASGAGKTTFVNLLPRFYDPEVGQIFIDDVDIRDVKLHSLRRQIGIVPQETIMFSGTIAQNIAFGQDVFDMEAVKEAAKIANAHQFISQLPEGYQTWVGERGVNLSGGQRQRIAIARAVLLNPQILILDEATSALDSESEALVQEALERLMQKRTVFIIAHRLSTVRRCDRILVLEQGQIVESGTHEELLALEHRYARFYAQQFS